CATTCGCGCCGCATTGGCCAATTCAGATCTTCAAAAGAAGATATGCAGCTGGTCCAACAAGTCCCTGAGACGCCGCAAACAACCTCAAAAGCCTACAGTTTAGCCTTTGATGACCGCGAATTCATGACAAGGGAAGAACTCCGCCCCGTACGCTTGCAGCTTGAGTTATTAAAACCAGAAATGCTCATGCAAGAAGCAGGCATAGAATCAACCGTGGTTTTATTTGGTGGTGCTCGTATACCAGCTCCTGGTGAAGAACCCGGTGGTAAAACAAAAAAACAAAATGAAAATCTAAGCAAATACGCCAAATTTTATCAGGTCGCTCACGATTTTGCTGAGCTTTGCTCAAATGAGTCTGCCAAAACAGATCATTCTGAATTCGTTGTGTGCTCAGGCGGCGGCCCAGGAGTTATGGAAGCAGCCAACAAAGGCGCATCAGAAGTAGGCGCCCCCTCAATTGGTCTCAATATCGTACTCCCTCACGAGCAAGCGCCAAATATTTATGTAACCCCAGAGCTCAGCTTTCAGTTCCACTATTTTGCCATAAGAAAAATGCATTTTCTCATGCGTGCAAAAGCCATCACAGCTTTCCCAGGTGGATTTGGTACTATGGATGAGTTATTCGAAACCCTAACTCTCATTCAAACGAAACGTGTGGCCCCAATGCCCGTTATTTTATTCGCCGAAGAATTCTGGCGTAGCATTATAAATTTTGAGGCTCTGGCAGATGCTGGCACAATCAGTCCAGAAGATTTGGACTTATTTAAATTTGCTGAAACAGCTGAAGAAGGCTGGGATATCATTGCTGACTGGTGGAAGCTCAAATGAACCTAACTGATATGACAACTGCCGAGATTGTAATCACGGTGTTACAATGGGGCATCCCTCTAATATTAGCAATCACCCTGCATGAGGCAGGGCACGCTTATGCTGCAAAAAAATTAGGTGATCCAACAGCAGATAAAGAGGGAAGGGTCAGTTTAAATCCAGTCAAACATATTGACCCAATTGGAACAATCCTCATTCCAGCTCTTTTGTTTATTATGAAAGCACCGTTCCTTTTTGGATATGCCAAACCAGTTCCTGTGTCTTACAATCGATTAAATACATTACCCCGAGATATAGCCTTAGTCGCTTTTGCAGGCCCTTTAGCCAATGGCATCTTAATCGTGCTATCAGCACTGGCATTTAATCTGGTGCCTGTTATCCCAGATGTGGCACAAGAACCATTTGCAAAAATGTTAGCAATCTCAATTGGCGTTAATACAGTACTTGGTTGTTTTAATCTCATTCCCTTACCACCACTAGATGGCTCAAAAATATTAATGGTCATAGCCCCCAAGCCAATTGGGAAATTTATCTATGAGCTGGAACGATACGGCATGTTTCTTATTATCGGAATCTTGTTGTTAATGCCCTATATATCGCAAGTACTTGGATATAATCCGCTTGCTGTATTCTTCGCATCTGCAATAGAGAATGTTCTACATATCGTGGAGCCTCTCATGAAACTTCACTGCATTTCCATCCGGTCAGAAGCTTGCGGGAATTTGTTGCAGTAGAGTGAAAAGAAAAGGTAAGTTTCGTAGTTAAACAATCCGGATAATGTGAATTTTGATGAAGGTGCATAACCGATTTAGGTTATGAGACATGGCAGCAGTGCTGCCTGTTGCACAAGATCAGTCCGAACGGGGCGCAGCGAGTACGGAAAAACTGATCGCAAAGAATGCCGCACCTCGTAGGCTCTTGCACATTTTCTGTGCGAGGTATAGCCGTGAGAGAAAAAATAGGAATTTTAGTTATGTTGAAAAAGAAAACAGATGTTGAGCTCGCCGATATCGCTGCT
The genomic region above belongs to Hyphomicrobiales bacterium 4NK60-0047b and contains:
- a CDS encoding LOG family protein, yielding MSKKAKNTSKPGKPIKDIKKPTQIPHHSRRIGQFRSSKEDMQLVQQVPETPQTTSKAYSLAFDDREFMTREELRPVRLQLELLKPEMLMQEAGIESTVVLFGGARIPAPGEEPGGKTKKQNENLSKYAKFYQVAHDFAELCSNESAKTDHSEFVVCSGGGPGVMEAANKGASEVGAPSIGLNIVLPHEQAPNIYVTPELSFQFHYFAIRKMHFLMRAKAITAFPGGFGTMDELFETLTLIQTKRVAPMPVILFAEEFWRSIINFEALADAGTISPEDLDLFKFAETAEEGWDIIADWWKLK
- a CDS encoding site-2 protease family protein; its protein translation is MNLTDMTTAEIVITVLQWGIPLILAITLHEAGHAYAAKKLGDPTADKEGRVSLNPVKHIDPIGTILIPALLFIMKAPFLFGYAKPVPVSYNRLNTLPRDIALVAFAGPLANGILIVLSALAFNLVPVIPDVAQEPFAKMLAISIGVNTVLGCFNLIPLPPLDGSKILMVIAPKPIGKFIYELERYGMFLIIGILLLMPYISQVLGYNPLAVFFASAIENVLHIVEPLMKLHCISIRSEACGNLLQ